The segment ATCGCCACAGCGGACCGCGACGGCATGCTTTACATTGATCGGGTCGAAACCAAATGGCCGCTACGCATCCAGCTTCCCATCGGCACGACTGTCCCGTTTCACTGCACGGCCAGCGGCAAGATGTACCTGTCCTCCCTGTCTCCGCGCCATCTGGCCAAATTTCTGTCGTCGGCCGCGCTTGAGGCGCACACAGACAAGACACTCACCACATCCGATGCGTTGATGGCAGAGGTCGCGACCATCAGGGAACGCGGCTATTCAACCGACAACGAAGAATTCATGAACGGCATGGTCGCCGTTGCCGTGCCGATCCGCGATGATCTGGGGCGGTTGATGTCCACCATTTCGCTGCATGCACCCGACCAACGGGTCAGTGTGTCCGACCTTGAAAACCATCTGGATCGCTTGCGCAGCGCCGCGCAGGATCTGTCAGAGATGATGCAAAGCTGATCCGCGCATCCAGCCATCGTCGAACACCACCTGTTCAACCCCGGCCAGGCGTTTCACCCGTTCCAGCTCCGCCTCAAACGCCGCTTGGCGTGCCTTGCCCCATCGGACTGTTCCCTCGGACCACAACGCCTTGACGCGCAGCAGGTTTTGATCGCGAAACGCTTTCATATCAATACGCCCGACAATCTGGTCGCCTTGTAGGATAGGAAAGACATAATAGCCGAAGGTGCGTTTCGGCTCTGGCACGAATACCTCGATCCTGTAGTTGAACCCGAACAACCGCTCTGCCCGCTTGCGGTCGCGCAGCGCCGGATCAAACGGGCTTAGGATCCGCAACCGGTTTGTGGGCGCAGCATCCAGCGCGGCATCTTCGTCCAGTCCGGGACGGGCAAAGGCCTGTTTGACGCAGCCATCGGCACCGGTAATCTCCACCCGCTCTAATCGTCCCGCAGCCAGTTCGCCCGCGCACCACTCACGCGCCTCCGACGGTGTGATATGCGCCCAGAACGCTGCCAATTCGCCATGTGTCGCAAACCCCAACCGCGCAAGGGCCTGCGCACAGCACCACTCGATTGTCTCGGCCTCATCCGGCGCATGGACGTCGTCACACAGGTGTTGTTCCAACACCCGTTCGGTCAAGTCATAGCGTTTCTTAAACCCGTCCCGCCCGACCACACATAACGCCCCCGAGCGCCAGAGGTACTCAAGCGCGGTTTTGGACGGATGCCAGTCCCACCAGCCCCCCGATCCCCGCGTTTCACCCTTGCCCACATCCCCCGAGCACACCGGCCCTTCGGTTTTGATCTGGTCTAGAATGATCTGAAACTGCGCCTCGAACCCCGCGCGCCTGTCTTTCTTCCAGTGTCCCCGCAGGCGTTTGGCATCCCGTTGACGGCGCAAATGCCACTGGGGGTAGAATGCCATCGGAATGACCGCTGCATCATGCGTCCAATGCTCAAACAAGGCACGTTGCTTTTCATAGAGGGTCTTCAAGGCCGCTGGTCGATAGCGGGGCCGCCGCGAAAACAGGATCAGGTCATGCGCGCGCGCCACCGTATTGATGCTATCCAGCTGCACAAAACCAAGGCTATCGATCAATGCCAACAGATCATCTCCAGACGCCCCACCCTGAGGCACCTCGGACAGCCTGTGCCGGTCCAGAAAGATCCGCCGCGCCTGTGTGTTGTCCAGCCGCAGCATCCTAGCGGCGGCGGCGGCGCAACGTATCCCCGAAAGATAAAGTCGGCGTCAGGGTCACATTCTGCGGCACATCCGCATCCGGCTCATCCAACGTCTGGTTCAGAATGATCCGCGCCGCAGCTTGCCCGATTTCGATCCGGCAAGCATCCATCGTCGCCAACTGCCGCGGCAGCCCTTGCAACAATTCGACATTGTTAAAGCCGGCAAGTCCAATCTGACCCGGAATATCGATCCCTTGATCAATCAGGTGCAATAAGCCGCCTGCGCCGATCATGTCATTGGAGTAATACAGGAAATCCAGATCCGGCGAGCGCTCCAACATCTCTTGCGTCATCTCGCGCCCCTTCGCCAGCGCCGAACCACCGGAGTAAAACGCGCGGTCCTCAATCTCGACGCCCGCCTTGGCCAGCGCTTCGGTGAATCCTTCAAACCGTTTGCGCGCACGGTGGTCCAGCGGCATCTTGGTGCCCATAAACCCGATGTGTTCATATCCTTCTTTCAGGATCGCATTGGCCATCTCGCGCCCTGCGCGGCGGTGTGAAATTCCCACCATTGCATCCACCGGCTTACCATCTGTGTCCATAATTTCGACCACAGGAATGCCCGCATTGGACAACATCGCGCGGGTCGCATCCGAGTGTTCCAGCCCGGCAATGATCACACCTGAGGGGCGCCATGACAACATTTCGTACAGCACCCGTTCTTCTTTCTCTGGCATGTAATCCGTTACGCCAACCACGGGCTGTAGGGGCGTATCCTCGAGAATTTGGTTCACCCCGTTCAACACTTCGGGAAAGACCATATTCGACAGCGATGGAATGATGACAGCCACCAGATTGACCCGCTGTGACGCCAGTGACCCCGCGATCTGGTTGGGCACATACCCCAATTCCTTGGCCGCGGCTAAAACCTTGCTACGGGTTGTGTCCGATACGTCCCCCCGGTTGCGCAGCACGCGGCTTACGGTCATTTCCGACACCCCGCAGGCATCAGATACATCACGAAGGGTGAGCGGACGTTTTGCAGGAGTGGTCAATTTGGACACCTTATTTGTTCATATACCAGTTAGCGTGAAGTGACCCTTCCGATCAAGCGCGGTGCATTGGGACGATGACAAGCGGTTCGCACTGGGTTAGACACTGGCTCGCGTGGTCCCGTGGCTCAACTGGATAGAGCAGCCCCCTCCTAAGGGGCAGGTTGCAGGTTCGAATCCTGCCGGGGTCGCCACGATTGGCATTGAAATATAGGTATATCGCGGGACGTTCTGCGATTTCGTAAAGAAGAAGCCGTAAAACTCCCTCCGTGAAGCTCTAGCGGCGCGGTCGAAACACCGTACAATGCCGGTACGCGGCAACAGCCAGCTTTGCCGTAACGATACACATTGCGAGCCCCAAAAGCATTGGCTTCGACATTGTAGTGCTCGTTGAGATGATCTACCGACAAAACAATGCTGGTATTGAGGGCGATCGGGCGAGCTATCGCGATTTACGGGATCGGCGCGACTGTACCTATACCTTGAAGTCAGAGCTTGGGCGGGATGTTTCCCTGTCCATGTGGCTGACAGATCCATAGCGCGCCGAAAAACTCGTCAACCTGCGGCTGTCCGTCGGCGTTTGACGTCACTATTCTTTAACCAATTCAATCCACGTGTGCACATCGTCGTCCATTACTTCACGACCCTCAACGTGGGATTGATACCAACGCGCGACAATAGCACCGCGCTTTTCACTCTTGATTTCAATACCCTCAGATTTGAGGAGTTGATCGAGATGTGTTTCAATCTCCTTTAGCGCGCTGAAATCATGTCCCTTCCGAATTGACTTAGCGCCTAGAAGCAACCACGGCACATCCACATCAAACTCTTCTCCTACCGCCACCAACGCTTCTACTGGCATACCCCGTTCGCCTTTTTCATAGCTGTGGTAAGCGCGGGGAGAGACGCCAATAGCCTCCGCCATAGCAGCTTGAGAGAGCCCGATTTCATTGCGAATGCTGGTCAGGCGTACGCCCATCCCAGATAATAAATCGGTATTATGTCGCGCCATGTCGAACTTCCAGTTGACGAATCTGTCACTTAAAGCAATCTTTGCAATATATGACGAATGATTTCTCTTCGACTAACCTGAGCATGTCAGATGATGCGAGACAAGCAAATCCTTAGAGCTCGCTGGAGCAATCGCATCAAGAAGGGCGGTCAAAATGGCAGAAACCGAGTTATCAGAAGAATCGCAAATTCTTAGACTGGGCAAGACACCAACCCAATGGATTATAGCCATGGCACGTTTGGGTATTAATATTTCAGAACGCACGCTGCGCAAGCGAGCCAATGCCACCGGTGCATTTCATCGTCTTGGCCGCACAATGCTGATCACACCCGCGCAGATTGATACCATTTTTGAAGGAGTTCCATCATGTCACTCAAAATCTATAAAAGGGGGAACTATTTCTGGGCGAAGGGGTGGGTCGAATACAATGGTAGGCCAATCGCAGGTCCATACCGGTGCAGCACTAGAGCATCTGCAAAAGCAGGCGCACAGGACTGGATAACGATTGAAACTGATCGGCAAATTCGCCGTCACGTGGTTGGTGACGAGATATCGCTGACCTTCTCTGATGCGATTATGATGTATGAAGCGTCGCCGAAAACTGCCCAACGTCTTATACCAATTGTCCAAGAAATTGGAGATTTGCCCTTGGCCTCGATTACTGGCGCTCTTTTAAAGAGCCTTGGTCCCAAACTGAAACCAATGGCCGGTACCGATACGTGGTGGCGCGAGATTGTAACGCCTGCGCGCGCCGTAATAAACAATGCACATGAGCTTGCAAGAACACCACTTATCCGCGTCAAAGCCTACGATACATTAAGGCGCGCCGCTCAAGACAAGTTCCGAGGCAAACAGAGCCGTGTCGAGCGAATGCCGTCAGACAAGGATTGGATAAAGTCATTTTGCCAAGCAGCAGACCCCTACAATGCCGCCCTTGTGCGATTCATGTTCGAAACCGCCGCTCGCATTGATCAGGCAACTTCACTCACGCCAACTGACCTACGTCCAGCAACTAACCAAGTTTGGATTAAGGCTCAGAAGGGGCATCCGGGTGAATGGATCACTGTCTCACCACAGATGATGGATGAGTTATTTTCCTTGAAGCCTAAGCGGCCGAAAAACCGAAAAACTGGAAAGCTCATGCGTCCTCGCGTTTTCGGCTATGGCAGTCCAACAGGGTATAGAAAACGATGGCAGACAATTTGCGAAAAAGCTGGCATTTCTTACCTATCAGCGCACAGCGCAGGTCGGCACGGCTTCTTCACTGAATTGGTGGTACGACAGGGCGTCGATCCCGTCACAGCAGCTAAAGCGGGACGCTGGTCCGACCCCAACTTACCTTTGCGCATCTACGCACACGCCGAGACTGACGAAGCCGATATAAGAGCTCGGTTTCGCACGGATCATGTTTAAACGGACCATGATGTGTGGCCTAGTAGCCAGCAATGATGGTGCGCGTTATCGGGCGTTTGAGTCGGTGGCTATGACATTCACGAACCAAACACTTTGCGAGCCTACGAATTACTTGTTATAAATCAACAAGTTAATACATATCTGGTTGAAAATTCAATTATAGATTGAAATTGGGTTTGTTTCGGTAAATCGACGTTTCTTAGTGTCTCTCCTGTTGAAGCCCTCACCTCGCGATGTTGGCGGAGCTATTCGAAGCCAATCTATCCAATCTTGAAATGCTTTTCGCCGCGCACTCCTCGCTTCTCGGTAATAACGCCGCATTAGTCTATGGCGCCGTTCAATTTCACGATTTTCCTCAATTTTTTCCCAAAACTCAGTCAAGGTAGGTCTGTTCTGAAACGTCTTAATTTCTTCCGCGGTGGCTTGACCAAGCAGATACCGGTCGCGTCTCTCAGCCATGCTCGCAGAAAAAGCCTTCACTTTCTCATTATTGGTGAGGGCCACCAGATAGATTTTTTCGGCTTTTAGTATTTCAGCGATAGTATTGAACCTGACTTCGGCTCGTGCGAGCGCCCAGGCCAATCCGATCCCGTCACCTTCATCCATAGCTACCTGCAAGGATATTTCGGCCTGATCCATGATTATCCTGGCCCAAAGACCGACTCGTTCTGGATCCAGCTGAGAAGTCGCCCCGTGTTTTCTGGCATTATGACCAATAGTGACTTTGCCCTCAATTGTTTTAGGCCCGGAGCTTGCCAGTGCATTCGCTCGGTTTGCAGCCATCTGCCTTGCGGTTGTCATTCTACAACCAATTCGGCCGGAATCGGACGGGCTTTTTGAAGAGCATCAAAATCAGATTTAACCTGACGGCGACGGGTCTCGAGTTGGGGTAATTTGATTTCATGGAAGTGGAGATCGTAGTTCATCGAGCTGACCGATTTTCCCATGAGATCAAGAAGATCTATACCTATCTCTTCCAGCTCTTGATGCGCTTTACTTGCGATGTCAGGGTCGGGTTCCAATGCGCGTTTTGTGAGCTCGCTTAGTTCAGGACCTTCACGACCTCTATCGTAGCCTCTGAATTTGGCGAGCTCTTTCTCAATTTCCTTTCCTAAGAGATTCCTTAAGCAGCGTTCCCGCATTTTTCGGTGCTGCAAGATTTCCCATTCTATGGATATGAGGTTTTCTGCAACGACAAACTCGTAAGGCGTAAATGGTGTGAGCGTACGCATCAACTGCGCCTGAAAAACTGCGAAGCTACCGGCCTCTTCGCCAGGAATTGTATCGCGCTTTGGTAAGACATCCGCGAAAGAGGTCAGGCCAAAATCTAGTGGGTCTGCCGGAACATTCTTTTGTGCCAACTTCCTTCCCCTTGGATATAGAGATGTATTGCAAGCATTGTAGCAACGGTGATTGTCACTTGGCAAACGGCAATGAGGGCAAACAGTGATGAATGCGCTGCTACAACGGCAATTCTCAGAGCGTTTGGCAACTATAAGGGGCTTAAGCCATCGTCAATCCTGCGTGTCTCCGAGCCTTGCAAGGCTCTGCGCAACACCCTTTCCCTGACACCCCCGAACCCTCTTTTTTGGACTCGGCTACTGAGGTATATCCGGCCCTCCGCCGTGGTGCTGTTGAAAAAGAAGGTCGTATTAGCTTTTGCGGTTTTTTGAAAATTCGCTGCGCTGGTCATAAAGGCGCATAATTTCTATCGTTTGGTCGCTAAAACGATACAGCACTGTGAAAGGGATCCCGGGCAAGGAGTATACAAAAGCATCGGGTTGTTCCTCTTCCAAATAGCCTACACGCGGTTGGCTTTTGAGGAGGATTAGAAGAGATCGGTATTGCTGGTCAGCCTTGGTACTTCCTGCCGGAAAAACTTACGAATAGTATTGTTTAAACCGTCGCAGATTTGCCTTGGTTTCGTAAAGAAGTTCGATCTGCATCTGTTAGGCTTGGTTAGGGGAAATATCAGCTTCCGGTTCGGGAAGCTCATGGTCTGTACCAACGGATTCAACCATTCAGTCATTTTACCCTCTGGAATGAATACACCCTTGTCCGCCTGCGTTACCGCCACTTGGATCATTTGAGCCTTCGCCTCGGTTTTGTTCTTCAAGTCCAGTATGGCTTGCTTTGCCACATAAGCCGCGCTGCGGTCCTTGCGCTTGGCTTCGCTCTCAAGCCAATCCTTCAGTTCAGGATCTAAGCGCATGGTAAAACGGGGGCCGATCATATCTGTCATCATCCAAAAATCGGAAGGTAAGCACTTGTCAGACACCGTATGCCACTTTCGTGACTTGTCAAAAGAATGACCTGCGAAAACTTGGAGAACGCCATTTCTAGTTAGAATGTGGGTATATCTCCTTTCTTCATTTTCATGCGAGCTGACCTAGCAAGAACCATCCCGACTGACCGAAACCACTACACACAGGGGATCGAACCAGCCCGTTCACGCAGGCGTGGATGTAAAATTTGGTATTCCAGTCCCTCCCGCCAGGGCGGCATTATCGAACTGGTGACCCACATATGCGCCTGCGATGTTCGCGACGACTTGTATAATTTCAAACACACAAGTTTATGACCGACCTTGAATCCAGGCCATCAGCGACCGCCTGAACAACACGCCTCGCAAACTTGGATCATTCAGAAACCAGAGAAAACCATGTCGAGGGCACCTCGGATCTCATAGTCGTATCCGGAAAGATCAGCGATTGGTTGCCCCCTCAGCAGCGCGGTGGGGACTGCTGCCATTTCAGCGGTGTGCAGGGCGTGATCCTTGCCTTGAATGTCGAAAACAGACTCGAGACGCCCGATTACGCTTGGCCCAGTTAAAACCGAGATGAGAGGGGCAACGACCCGGGAACCGGTGTCGATCAGATCGGTCTGGAGGTCGAGCACCAGACGTTCGCCGTCGAGCCTATAGACTTAGAACTGCGCCATCAGTTGACCTTTAACACCTGCAGGTCCTTCAATGGCGTCCCATTAGCCTCAATCCAAGTGTTGCGTTCGGAAATCGCCGCCGCATTTTCTGCGGCCCAGGCCTCCGCCTTCGCCGCTCGAACCGCTTCGGCAACGGCTGCGTCGCTAATTGCCGATACATTAAGCCCCAGCTCCCGCGCCGCCACGAGATTCGATGCCGTCAGGGTGATGTTCGTCCGTTGTTTTTCTTTTGTGCTCTGCATTATCAAATTCTCCACTAACCCCGCACATACACACACGATGGGTGTGTATGCCAATGGTGTTTTCCGGCAGGAATCGTCGCAAGATGATCAACGCACCGCCACCTCGGCTCATACCTGCGCTCTCTGGTCCATGGGGTACGTTATCGGGGATTTGAGTCGAGAGAGGGGGGAGCTCAGTTAGAAAATTCAGGAACAAGCCCATACACAGTAGAATTTTTAGAAAGTTGGGCCTTATTTTCGAAACTGAAGGTGTTATGATGTGACTTACTTTTCAAAGAGTTTATTGGGCAAAATAGCATGGCGAAGAAAACCGTACCGTTCCAGC is part of the Sulfitobacter geojensis genome and harbors:
- a CDS encoding helix-turn-helix domain-containing protein; this translates as MARHNTDLLSGMGVRLTSIRNEIGLSQAAMAEAIGVSPRAYHSYEKGERGMPVEALVAVGEEFDVDVPWLLLGAKSIRKGHDFSALKEIETHLDQLLKSEGIEIKSEKRGAIVARWYQSHVEGREVMDDDVHTWIELVKE
- a CDS encoding CcdB family protein → MLDLQTDLIDTGSRVVAPLISVLTGPSVIGRLESVFDIQGKDHALHTAEMAAVPTALLRGQPIADLSGYDYEIRGALDMVFSGF
- a CDS encoding IclR family transcriptional regulator; this translates as MPDARDSDKAIPTNLRLLLLLEEVARVGVPVTPTATNEVLGLPKPTVHRLFHRLEEEGFLQRDVDGRSYSAGQRLRKLSANVLSSSRIRVARLAVLHALTDDVGETCNIATADRDGMLYIDRVETKWPLRIQLPIGTTVPFHCTASGKMYLSSLSPRHLAKFLSSAALEAHTDKTLTTSDALMAEVATIRERGYSTDNEEFMNGMVAVAVPIRDDLGRLMSTISLHAPDQRVSVSDLENHLDRLRSAAQDLSEMMQS
- a CDS encoding tyrosine-type recombinase/integrase, whose product is MSLKIYKRGNYFWAKGWVEYNGRPIAGPYRCSTRASAKAGAQDWITIETDRQIRRHVVGDEISLTFSDAIMMYEASPKTAQRLIPIVQEIGDLPLASITGALLKSLGPKLKPMAGTDTWWREIVTPARAVINNAHELARTPLIRVKAYDTLRRAAQDKFRGKQSRVERMPSDKDWIKSFCQAADPYNAALVRFMFETAARIDQATSLTPTDLRPATNQVWIKAQKGHPGEWITVSPQMMDELFSLKPKRPKNRKTGKLMRPRVFGYGSPTGYRKRWQTICEKAGISYLSAHSAGRHGFFTELVVRQGVDPVTAAKAGRWSDPNLPLRIYAHAETDEADIRARFRTDHV
- a CDS encoding CopG family ribbon-helix-helix protein; translated protein: MSDKCLPSDFWMMTDMIGPRFTMRLDPELKDWLESEAKRKDRSAAYVAKQAILDLKNKTEAKAQMIQVAVTQADKGVFIPEGKMTEWLNPLVQTMSFPNRKLIFPLTKPNRCRSNFFTKPRQICDGLNNTIRKFFRQEVPRLTSNTDLF
- a CDS encoding LacI family DNA-binding transcriptional regulator — its product is MTTPAKRPLTLRDVSDACGVSEMTVSRVLRNRGDVSDTTRSKVLAAAKELGYVPNQIAGSLASQRVNLVAVIIPSLSNMVFPEVLNGVNQILEDTPLQPVVGVTDYMPEKEERVLYEMLSWRPSGVIIAGLEHSDATRAMLSNAGIPVVEIMDTDGKPVDAMVGISHRRAGREMANAILKEGYEHIGFMGTKMPLDHRARKRFEGFTEALAKAGVEIEDRAFYSGGSALAKGREMTQEMLERSPDLDFLYYSNDMIGAGGLLHLIDQGIDIPGQIGLAGFNNVELLQGLPRQLATMDACRIEIGQAAARIILNQTLDEPDADVPQNVTLTPTLSFGDTLRRRRR
- a CDS encoding winged helix-turn-helix domain-containing protein, producing MLRLDNTQARRIFLDRHRLSEVPQGGASGDDLLALIDSLGFVQLDSINTVARAHDLILFSRRPRYRPAALKTLYEKQRALFEHWTHDAAVIPMAFYPQWHLRRQRDAKRLRGHWKKDRRAGFEAQFQIILDQIKTEGPVCSGDVGKGETRGSGGWWDWHPSKTALEYLWRSGALCVVGRDGFKKRYDLTERVLEQHLCDDVHAPDEAETIEWCCAQALARLGFATHGELAAFWAHITPSEAREWCAGELAAGRLERVEITGADGCVKQAFARPGLDEDAALDAAPTNRLRILSPFDPALRDRKRAERLFGFNYRIEVFVPEPKRTFGYYVFPILQGDQIVGRIDMKAFRDQNLLRVKALWSEGTVRWGKARQAAFEAELERVKRLAGVEQVVFDDGWMRGSALHHL
- a CDS encoding type II toxin-antitoxin system CcdA family antitoxin; the protein is MQSTKEKQRTNITLTASNLVAARELGLNVSAISDAAVAEAVRAAKAEAWAAENAAAISERNTWIEANGTPLKDLQVLKVN